The following coding sequences are from one Actinomycetota bacterium window:
- a CDS encoding ABC transporter permease: MNATTSALQGGKTFKVTQLRVIRSEWIKFSTIKSTKYTLGFTALAVIAMGVLLAAFSTSLVGPGAESAAADPTGTSLAGVSIAQLILGVLGALLITNEYSSGMIRASLTAVPARLPVLWAKVIVFGTVSFVVMLAAVLISFVGGQALYDGVGGPASLGDPGVFRSLVGSAFFPAA, translated from the coding sequence ATGAACGCCACCACCTCTGCACTCCAGGGCGGGAAGACCTTCAAGGTCACCCAGCTTCGAGTGATCCGCTCCGAGTGGATCAAGTTCAGCACGATCAAGTCGACCAAGTACACGCTCGGGTTCACCGCCCTGGCGGTCATCGCCATGGGCGTGCTCCTGGCGGCCTTCTCGACCAGCCTGGTCGGCCCGGGCGCCGAGAGCGCGGCGGCCGACCCGACCGGCACCAGCCTCGCCGGGGTCAGCATCGCCCAGCTCATCCTCGGCGTTCTGGGCGCCCTGCTCATCACCAACGAGTACTCCAGCGGCATGATCCGGGCCTCGCTGACCGCGGTGCCTGCCCGGCTCCCCGTGCTGTGGGCCAAGGTCATCGTGTTCGGCACCGTGTCGTTCGTGGTGATGCTGGCGGCCGTGCTGATCTCGTTCGTCGGCGGCCAGGCGCTCTACGACGGGGTAGGCGGCCCGGCATCACTCGGCGACCCGGGCGTGTTCCGGTCCCTAGTCGGCTCCGCCTTCTTCCCGGCAGC